The Parabacteroides sp. AD58 genome includes a window with the following:
- the leuS gene encoding leucine--tRNA ligase, producing the protein MEYNFRDIEKKWREYWIANKVYQVEINEKPKYYVLDMFPYPSGAGLHVGHPLGYIASDIYSRYKRLCGFNVLHPMGYDAYGLPAEQYAIQTGQHPAITTVNNINRYREQLDKIGFSFDWNREVRTCDPKYYHWTQWAFQKMFNSYYCNGCQKAQPISKLIAYFEEKGTEGLDVACSEELSFTAEEWKAKSEKEQQEILMNYRIAYLGETMVNWCPQLGTVLANDEVVDGVSERGGYPVVQKKMRQWCLRVSAYAQRLLDGLETVDWTDSLKETQRNWIGRSEGTEVRFKVKDQDLEFTIFTTRADTMFGVTFMVLAPESELVPLLTTEAQKADVEAYLDRTKKRTERERISDRRVTGVFSGSYAINPFTGDAVPVWISDYVLAGYGTGAIMAVPAHDSRDYAFAKHFNLPIIPLVEGCDVSEESFDAKEGIVCNSPKAGVTPYCDLNLNGLTIKEAIAATKKYVKEHQLGRVKVNFRLRDAIFSRQRYWGEPFPVYYKDGMPYMIDESKLPLELPEVAKFLPTESGEPPLGHATKWAWDVEKGEVVDNALIDQKTVFPLELNTMPGFAGSSAYYLRYMDPHNDKELVSKEADEYWQNVDLYVGGTEHATGHLIYSRFWNKFLHDLGVSVKEEPFQKLINQGMIQGRSNFVYRIKDTNTFVSFGLKDQYDVTPLHVDVNIVSNDILDIEAFKNWRPEYNTAEFILEDGKYVCGWAVEKMSKSMFNVVNPDVIVEKYGADTLRLYEMFLGPIEQSKPWDTNGIDGVHRFLKKLWTLFYGTADSLQVSNDEPKAEELKSLHKLIKKVTFDIEHFSYNTSISAFMICVNELSSLKCNKQAILEPLVILLAPFAPHVAEELWHELGHNTTVCDAQWPAYNEAYLVENTAVYAISFNGKVRYNLELPADMPKEEVEKTALNHENSAKWLEGKSVKKVIVVPKKIVNIVIG; encoded by the coding sequence ATGGAATACAATTTCAGAGACATTGAGAAGAAATGGCGTGAATATTGGATCGCCAACAAGGTCTATCAAGTAGAGATTAACGAGAAACCCAAGTACTATGTGTTGGATATGTTTCCGTATCCGTCAGGAGCCGGACTGCATGTAGGGCACCCGCTCGGTTACATTGCTTCTGATATTTATTCCCGTTACAAAAGATTGTGCGGCTTCAACGTGTTGCACCCCATGGGTTATGATGCCTATGGACTGCCGGCCGAACAATATGCCATTCAGACCGGACAACATCCGGCTATCACAACGGTCAATAATATCAATCGTTACCGGGAACAGCTGGACAAAATAGGGTTCTCATTTGACTGGAACCGCGAAGTCCGCACGTGTGATCCGAAATATTACCACTGGACACAATGGGCTTTCCAGAAGATGTTCAACAGCTACTATTGCAATGGATGCCAGAAGGCACAGCCCATCAGCAAACTGATAGCTTATTTTGAAGAGAAAGGTACGGAAGGCTTGGATGTGGCTTGCAGCGAAGAGCTGAGCTTTACAGCCGAAGAATGGAAGGCCAAGAGTGAAAAGGAACAGCAGGAAATCCTGATGAACTACCGGATCGCTTATCTGGGCGAGACGATGGTGAACTGGTGTCCGCAGCTGGGAACGGTATTGGCTAACGATGAGGTAGTAGACGGTGTATCCGAACGTGGTGGTTATCCGGTTGTCCAGAAGAAGATGCGCCAGTGGTGCTTGCGTGTTTCTGCGTATGCTCAGCGTTTGCTGGACGGACTGGAAACAGTCGACTGGACAGATTCACTGAAAGAAACCCAGCGTAACTGGATTGGTCGTTCGGAAGGTACGGAAGTCCGCTTTAAAGTAAAAGACCAGGATTTGGAATTCACCATCTTCACAACCCGTGCCGATACGATGTTCGGTGTTACCTTCATGGTTTTGGCTCCGGAAAGCGAATTGGTTCCGCTGCTGACTACTGAAGCTCAGAAAGCCGATGTGGAAGCTTATCTGGACCGTACCAAGAAACGTACCGAACGCGAACGTATTTCCGACCGTCGGGTAACAGGTGTATTCAGCGGCTCATACGCCATCAATCCGTTTACAGGTGATGCCGTTCCGGTATGGATCAGCGATTATGTATTGGCCGGTTACGGAACAGGAGCCATCATGGCCGTTCCTGCACACGACAGCCGCGACTACGCATTCGCCAAACATTTCAATTTGCCGATCATCCCGTTGGTAGAAGGCTGCGATGTCAGTGAAGAAAGCTTCGATGCAAAAGAAGGTATCGTATGTAACTCACCGAAGGCAGGCGTTACTCCTTACTGCGACCTGAACCTGAACGGACTGACCATCAAGGAAGCCATTGCTGCCACGAAGAAATATGTAAAAGAACATCAGTTAGGACGTGTAAAAGTAAACTTCCGTCTGCGTGATGCTATTTTCTCCCGCCAGCGTTACTGGGGCGAACCGTTCCCGGTTTATTACAAGGACGGCATGCCGTATATGATCGACGAGAGCAAACTGCCGTTGGAATTACCGGAAGTAGCGAAGTTCCTGCCGACTGAAAGCGGCGAACCTCCATTGGGACATGCTACCAAATGGGCCTGGGATGTAGAGAAAGGCGAAGTGGTAGACAATGCCTTGATCGATCAGAAGACGGTCTTCCCGCTGGAATTAAATACAATGCCGGGATTTGCCGGATCAAGCGCTTATTACCTGCGTTATATGGACCCGCATAACGACAAGGAACTGGTATCTAAGGAAGCTGATGAATACTGGCAGAACGTCGACCTGTATGTCGGTGGAACCGAACATGCAACCGGTCACCTGATCTACTCTCGTTTCTGGAATAAGTTCCTGCACGACCTGGGAGTCAGTGTAAAGGAAGAACCGTTCCAGAAGCTGATCAACCAGGGTATGATCCAGGGACGTTCGAACTTCGTTTATCGTATTAAAGATACCAATACATTCGTATCATTCGGACTGAAAGACCAGTACGACGTGACTCCGCTGCATGTGGATGTCAACATCGTATCCAACGATATCCTCGATATAGAAGCCTTCAAGAACTGGCGCCCGGAATACAACACAGCCGAATTTATCCTGGAAGACGGCAAGTATGTCTGCGGATGGGCTGTCGAGAAGATGTCAAAATCCATGTTCAACGTCGTCAACCCGGATGTCATTGTCGAGAAATACGGAGCAGACACCTTGCGTCTGTATGAAATGTTCTTAGGCCCGATCGAACAGTCAAAGCCATGGGATACCAACGGAATCGACGGTGTACACCGCTTCCTGAAGAAACTCTGGACGTTGTTCTACGGAACGGCAGACAGCCTGCAGGTAAGCAACGACGAACCGAAGGCAGAAGAACTGAAGTCGCTGCACAAGCTGATCAAGAAGGTAACCTTCGACATCGAACATTTCTCATACAATACGTCGATCAGTGCCTTCATGATCTGTGTCAACGAACTGAGCTCTCTGAAATGTAACAAACAGGCCATCTTGGAACCGCTGGTCATCCTGCTTGCTCCGTTTGCACCGCACGTTGCAGAAGAACTGTGGCATGAATTAGGCCATAACACTACGGTGTGCGATGCCCAATGGCCGGCCTACAACGAAGCTTATCTGGTAGAGAACACTGCCGTTTACGCCATTTCGTTCAACGGGAAAGTTCGTTACAACTTAGAATTACCGGCTGACATGCCGAAAGAAGAAGTGGAGAAGACAGCGCTGAACCATGAGAATTCCGCTAAATGGCTGGAAGGAAAGTCAGTGAAGAAGGTTATCGTTGTACCGAAGAAGATTGTCAATATCGTAATTGGATAA
- a CDS encoding C1 family peptidase — protein MKTFLLSCVFACMASGAMAQGYQFTDEVKVPATSVKNQAASGTCWCFATTSFMESELLRMGKGEYDLSEMFIVRQKYINQMKDNYLRRGKGNVGQGSLSPTWMHAFEQVGIVPEEVYHGINYDSDRHNHEELASYVESISETAIKLRSNSPEYQELVNSLFDIYFGKVPEKFTYQGKEYTPKSFAASLGLDMNNYVELTSFTHQPYYQKFDIEVPDNWEHQLMYNLPLDEMMQTMDYALKNGYSVCWDGDVSEKGFSFINGVAINPEVNSVDTYSGTDRARFEKMNPNERLEEVYKFEHPYPEVNVTPEIRQKGYETFVTTDDHLMHITGITKDQNGTKYYITKNSWGTERNRFGGYLNMSESFVKAKTIYILVHKDAIPKEIKAKLGIQ, from the coding sequence ATGAAAACATTTTTACTTTCTTGTGTTTTTGCCTGCATGGCGTCAGGAGCCATGGCTCAGGGATATCAGTTTACTGATGAAGTGAAAGTACCGGCTACTTCGGTCAAGAACCAGGCTGCCAGCGGTACCTGCTGGTGCTTTGCCACTACTTCCTTCATGGAATCCGAATTACTCCGGATGGGAAAAGGCGAGTACGACCTCTCCGAGATGTTCATCGTCCGCCAGAAATACATCAATCAGATGAAAGACAACTACCTGCGTCGCGGAAAAGGGAATGTAGGCCAGGGTAGTCTTTCGCCTACCTGGATGCACGCTTTTGAGCAGGTCGGCATCGTACCCGAAGAAGTCTATCACGGCATCAATTACGATTCGGACCGGCATAACCACGAAGAACTGGCTTCGTACGTAGAAAGCATTTCTGAAACAGCCATCAAGCTGCGTTCCAACAGTCCGGAATATCAGGAGCTGGTAAACAGCCTTTTCGATATTTATTTCGGAAAGGTCCCGGAAAAATTCACTTACCAGGGGAAAGAATATACACCGAAAAGCTTTGCCGCTTCCTTAGGACTGGATATGAACAACTACGTAGAACTGACCAGCTTCACACACCAGCCGTATTATCAGAAGTTTGACATCGAAGTACCCGATAACTGGGAACACCAGCTGATGTATAACCTGCCGCTCGACGAAATGATGCAGACCATGGATTATGCCCTGAAGAACGGTTATTCGGTTTGCTGGGACGGCGACGTAAGCGAAAAGGGCTTTTCGTTCATCAACGGCGTTGCCATCAATCCGGAAGTCAACAGTGTAGATACTTACTCCGGGACAGACCGCGCCCGCTTTGAGAAAATGAATCCGAACGAACGTCTGGAAGAAGTCTATAAGTTCGAACATCCGTATCCGGAAGTCAACGTAACGCCCGAAATCCGTCAGAAAGGGTATGAGACCTTTGTTACGACCGACGATCACCTGATGCATATCACCGGTATCACCAAAGATCAGAACGGCACGAAGTATTACATTACCAAAAACTCCTGGGGAACCGAACGGAACCGTTTTGGAGGTTATCTGAATATGTCGGAAAGCTTTGTGAAGGCAAAGACTATCTATATCCTGGTGCACAAAGATGCCATCCCGAAAGAAATCAAAGCGAAGTTAGGTATCCAATAA
- a CDS encoding Dabb family protein, with the protein MKKLALLTGSLLALAFTLGSCSGEPKQDKVLRHVVMFGFKPEVTAEQVKAVEDAFGELPSKIDLIKDYEWGTDCSPEGLQHGLTHCFFVTFYSEADRDAYLVHPAHKEFGKVLGNKASAVTVLDYWTR; encoded by the coding sequence ATGAAGAAACTGGCTTTATTAACAGGTTCGTTATTGGCATTGGCCTTTACATTAGGCAGTTGCTCCGGAGAACCGAAACAGGACAAGGTGCTTCGTCATGTAGTTATGTTCGGCTTCAAGCCCGAAGTAACAGCTGAACAGGTGAAAGCGGTAGAAGATGCTTTCGGCGAACTACCATCGAAGATCGATCTGATCAAGGATTATGAGTGGGGAACAGACTGCAGTCCGGAGGGATTACAGCACGGATTGACGCACTGTTTCTTCGTTACTTTCTATTCGGAAGCCGACCGCGATGCCTATCTGGTACATCCGGCCCATAAAGAATTCGGGAAGGTATTGGGAAACAAAGCCTCTGCCGTCACCGTCCTGGATTATTGGACGAGGTAA
- a CDS encoding dipeptidase, translated as MKKYVLTVISLVCCCSFLLAQEYNSTLPPLNPESCTSIMVGKKASTDGSVMTSHTCDGNYRTWMEVVPAARYEKDTTVSIYSGRMHTTTPDDRTGMTLKGSIPEARSTYQFLNTAYPCLNEKQLGIGETTISGRKELVNEKGMFMIEELAKIALQRCTTAREAIRLMGDLVKKYGYGDWGECLTIADPNEVWHFEVFGEGPDQLGGVWAAVRIPDDHVGVSANVPRISTLNLKDTDHYMASENVFDVAKKLGFWDGKKPFRFWEAYAGGNYFGEKKSFSLREYYILNALAPSLHLSYDAEELPISVKPDSAVSVQKVMALLRETYAGSEFDVTKNLKVTAKNKETGRTDTIISPAANPWMTSDMITMLNGIKPNTVQKNRLVAVPQCSYSTVIQLRSWLPDAVGGVAWIAFDNPGQSPRIPVFAGTTSLPACFAVCGQAAHREDAIVWKYRTANKLATVRWGATKETVLSAVAHFEEKGLSEMPFVENRYQTLSQTKGEEAARAYLTQYTADFAGATILRWEEMADAFWKKFARGF; from the coding sequence ATGAAGAAATACGTATTGACAGTGATCAGCCTGGTTTGCTGCTGTTCTTTTCTTTTAGCACAAGAATATAATTCTACTTTACCTCCGTTGAATCCGGAAAGCTGCACAAGCATCATGGTAGGTAAAAAGGCCTCGACCGACGGTTCAGTTATGACAAGCCATACCTGCGACGGCAACTATCGTACCTGGATGGAAGTTGTTCCTGCAGCCCGGTATGAGAAAGATACGACCGTATCGATCTATTCGGGACGGATGCATACAACTACTCCTGATGACCGTACCGGCATGACACTGAAAGGCTCCATTCCGGAAGCCCGTTCAACCTATCAGTTTCTGAATACCGCTTATCCCTGCCTCAACGAAAAGCAGTTAGGTATTGGAGAAACGACGATCTCCGGTCGGAAAGAACTGGTCAACGAGAAAGGTATGTTCATGATCGAAGAACTGGCCAAGATAGCCTTACAGCGTTGTACGACCGCCCGCGAAGCAATCCGTCTGATGGGCGACCTGGTCAAGAAATATGGTTATGGCGACTGGGGTGAATGTCTGACCATTGCTGATCCCAACGAAGTATGGCATTTCGAAGTCTTCGGAGAAGGGCCGGACCAGCTTGGCGGTGTCTGGGCCGCAGTACGTATTCCGGATGATCATGTGGGCGTATCGGCCAATGTGCCTCGTATTTCTACGCTCAACCTGAAAGATACCGATCATTACATGGCCTCGGAGAATGTGTTTGACGTGGCCAAGAAATTAGGATTCTGGGACGGCAAGAAGCCTTTCCGTTTCTGGGAAGCTTATGCCGGCGGGAATTATTTCGGCGAAAAGAAATCATTCAGCCTGCGCGAATATTATATCCTGAATGCCTTGGCTCCTTCGCTGCATCTTTCGTATGACGCGGAAGAACTGCCCATCAGCGTTAAACCGGACTCTGCCGTATCGGTACAGAAAGTGATGGCACTGCTCCGTGAAACCTATGCCGGTTCGGAGTTCGACGTGACCAAGAACCTGAAAGTAACAGCCAAGAATAAAGAGACCGGTCGGACCGATACCATTATCAGTCCGGCTGCCAATCCGTGGATGACATCGGATATGATCACCATGCTGAACGGGATCAAACCCAATACCGTACAGAAGAATCGGTTGGTAGCGGTGCCGCAATGCTCTTATTCAACCGTGATCCAATTACGAAGCTGGTTACCGGATGCCGTCGGCGGCGTTGCCTGGATCGCCTTCGATAATCCGGGACAGAGTCCGCGTATTCCGGTTTTCGCAGGAACGACTTCTCTGCCCGCCTGCTTTGCGGTCTGCGGACAGGCGGCCCATCGGGAAGATGCCATCGTCTGGAAATACCGGACTGCCAACAAACTGGCCACCGTCCGCTGGGGAGCAACTAAAGAAACCGTCTTATCGGCCGTCGCACACTTTGAAGAGAAAGGACTGTCGGAAATGCCTTTCGTAGAAAACCGTTATCAGACTTTATCCCAGACAAAAGGAGAAGAAGCGGCACGGGCTTATCTAACCCAATACACTGCCGACTTTGCCGGAGCTACTATCCTGCGTTGGGAAGAAATGGCCGACGCATTCTGGAAGAAATTTGCCAGAGGGTTTTAA
- a CDS encoding DEAD/DEAH box helicase — MKTFEELGVAAPILKAIQELGYVSPMPVQEEVIPYLLGQDNDVIALAQTGTGKTAAFGLPILQKIEVEDYQPQALVLCPTRELCLQIADDLNDYSKYIDHLRVLPVYGGSSIESQIKTLKRGVHVVVATPGRLLDLMNRKTVDLSHIRNVIMDEADEMLNMGFTDSINAILAEVPASRNMLLFSATMPQGIAAITKQYMNHPKEIVIGNKNEGNKNIRDIYFMVRAQDKYLALKRIADFYPNIYAIIFCRTRKETQEIADKLIQDGYNADSLHGELSQAQRDYVMQKFRIKNLQLLVATDVAARGLDVDDLTHVINYGLPDDIESYTHRRGRTGRAGKTGISISICHIREKGKIKEIERVINKKFEKGVMPSGKEICAKQLFNLVDQIEKVKVNEEEIAELMPQIYRKLEWLDKEDIIKRMVSLEFNRMIDYYKDADEIETVDEKSSRKDREGGRKRKAEEGFVRFFINFGKTDGLYTNQLIDLVNKCVPGKVRIGRIDLMEKFSFFEVEEKEARRVEKCMNNFEVDGRRIVVEEAQEKGEGKGKEKERKRRSTAQKRFERANGKPGKQSFGDKKRKKK; from the coding sequence TTGAAAACATTTGAAGAATTAGGAGTTGCCGCACCGATATTAAAGGCAATTCAGGAACTGGGGTATGTTTCCCCGATGCCCGTACAAGAGGAAGTGATTCCTTATTTACTGGGACAAGATAATGATGTTATTGCTTTGGCTCAGACAGGAACCGGTAAAACGGCTGCCTTTGGTCTGCCTATTTTACAGAAGATAGAGGTGGAAGATTACCAGCCTCAAGCATTGGTATTATGCCCGACACGGGAGCTCTGCTTGCAAATCGCCGACGATTTGAATGACTATTCCAAATATATTGATCACCTGCGTGTACTGCCTGTATATGGTGGTTCCAGCATTGAAAGTCAGATCAAGACGCTGAAACGTGGTGTTCACGTCGTTGTAGCGACACCGGGACGATTACTCGACCTGATGAACCGGAAAACGGTCGATCTGAGTCATATCCGCAATGTCATCATGGACGAGGCCGACGAAATGCTGAACATGGGATTTACTGACAGCATCAATGCGATCCTGGCGGAGGTTCCGGCTTCCCGTAATATGCTGCTCTTCTCGGCAACCATGCCACAAGGGATTGCAGCGATTACCAAACAGTACATGAATCACCCGAAAGAGATCGTCATTGGTAACAAGAACGAAGGGAATAAGAATATCCGGGATATCTACTTCATGGTTCGTGCCCAGGATAAATACCTGGCGTTAAAACGTATCGCCGACTTCTATCCGAATATTTACGCCATCATTTTCTGCCGGACACGTAAGGAAACGCAGGAGATAGCCGATAAACTGATCCAGGACGGATACAATGCCGATTCACTGCACGGCGAACTGAGTCAGGCGCAACGCGACTATGTGATGCAGAAGTTCCGTATCAAGAACCTGCAGTTGCTGGTTGCAACCGACGTAGCTGCCCGTGGTCTGGATGTAGATGATCTGACCCACGTGATCAACTATGGCTTACCGGATGATATCGAATCGTATACACACCGCCGCGGACGTACCGGAAGAGCCGGGAAAACCGGTATTTCCATCTCCATCTGCCATATACGCGAGAAAGGGAAGATCAAGGAAATCGAGCGGGTTATCAACAAGAAGTTCGAGAAAGGCGTGATGCCTTCAGGAAAGGAAATCTGCGCCAAACAGCTTTTCAACCTGGTTGACCAGATTGAGAAAGTAAAGGTGAACGAAGAAGAAATCGCCGAACTGATGCCGCAGATCTACCGCAAGCTGGAGTGGCTGGACAAGGAAGACATCATCAAGCGTATGGTTTCTCTGGAATTCAACCGCATGATTGATTATTACAAAGACGCGGACGAAATTGAAACCGTTGATGAGAAATCCAGCCGGAAAGACCGCGAAGGCGGAAGAAAACGGAAAGCAGAAGAAGGCTTTGTCCGTTTCTTCATCAACTTCGGAAAGACCGATGGCTTATACACCAACCAGCTGATCGACCTAGTCAACAAATGTGTTCCGGGAAAAGTCCGGATCGGCCGGATCGACCTGATGGAGAAATTCTCATTCTTCGAAGTGGAAGAGAAGGAAGCCCGCCGGGTAGAAAAGTGCATGAACAACTTCGAAGTGGACGGCCGGCGAATCGTTGTGGAAGAAGCCCAGGAAAAAGGAGAAGGAAAAGGGAAGGAGAAAGAACGGAAACGCCGCAGCACCGCCCAGAAACGCTTCGAACGGGCCAACGGAAAGCCGGGCAAACAATCATTCGGCGATAAAAAACGGAAAAAGAAATAA
- a CDS encoding outer membrane beta-barrel family protein, protein MKRNLLFIFVLMIVPFTVKAQIKGVICDENQNPVEFANVILMGADSVYIAGTVTDVSGKFDFLTDYSNAKFLQISALGYKTIIKTLDEKNDIGTLVLVSDNILLDEITVTARPSQHLTKGGIITTVNGSVLSLLGNAMDVIGQLPGVKREDDKFTVFGKGTPIIYVNGRKLTDNSELYRMSSKDIASVEVISNPGAKYGAEVKSVLLVRTIKKQGDGLSGSIQGVVRAAHSWSNSDNLSFNFRKNNLDIFGAFAFDHSRRYQQQKNVTMINTGHNLYDLNSDIIILPVSTTYNANLGFNWQINPKNVLGAKYEFQGTPYNHSDWTTNETIELNGILDDKIDYYTYWKRKNMPTNILNMYYIGEYGDWTLTVNNDYYSSRNKAEQEIDEISLSEGKSAISSLNRINSSMFASKSVLDYVFGKNTLEAGYEYTYTNRTDRYDNYNDFLPDADDNIKEHNIAGFISATFPIGVYELSGGLRYEHTISDYYENGLLISEQSRKYDRLFPNIDFTFPIKKAKFTLSYTAKTKRPLYSQLSSNIQYDDRFTYETGNPLLKPEMNHDVSLSGIYKWVFFSASYQYVKDAIVGIVEAYKEGEPVNLMTYMNYDHISKYTAMVSLSPKISIWSPRLQFYLMGQNLKIPFMGTELRMNNPFLFINFYNSLSVGKGFTITGDMLYHTSGDMDVVTLKPSWQINLGVTKTIGNWFFQLSATDIFKTARNSMITYGTQMKLDKWNYSDSQAVRLTIRYAFNSTMSKYKGRGAGQSEKNRL, encoded by the coding sequence ATGAAAAGAAATCTTTTATTTATTTTCGTTTTAATGATTGTGCCATTTACAGTCAAGGCGCAAATCAAAGGTGTGATATGTGACGAGAACCAGAACCCCGTAGAGTTTGCAAATGTTATTTTGATGGGTGCTGATTCCGTATATATCGCTGGTACAGTAACAGACGTAAGCGGTAAATTTGATTTTTTAACCGATTATTCAAACGCAAAGTTTCTACAAATTTCCGCTCTCGGATACAAGACAATTATAAAAACGCTGGATGAGAAAAACGATATTGGAACACTCGTGCTCGTTTCAGACAATATTCTGCTGGACGAAATTACAGTAACGGCACGACCTTCTCAACATTTGACAAAAGGTGGCATAATCACAACTGTAAATGGGTCTGTTTTAAGCCTGCTCGGGAATGCAATGGATGTGATTGGACAACTTCCAGGCGTTAAGCGTGAAGATGACAAATTTACTGTTTTTGGCAAAGGGACACCCATAATATATGTGAATGGGAGAAAACTGACGGACAACAGCGAATTATATAGAATGTCATCAAAAGATATTGCAAGTGTGGAAGTAATCAGTAATCCCGGTGCAAAATATGGCGCGGAAGTAAAATCGGTGTTATTAGTCCGCACAATCAAGAAACAAGGAGACGGATTAAGCGGCTCAATACAAGGTGTCGTCCGGGCTGCCCACTCCTGGTCTAATTCAGACAACCTTTCTTTCAATTTCAGGAAGAATAATCTTGACATATTCGGGGCCTTTGCTTTCGACCATTCAAGGCGATATCAGCAGCAGAAAAATGTCACCATGATAAATACTGGGCATAATCTGTATGATCTGAATTCTGACATTATCATATTGCCTGTCAGCACAACTTATAATGCCAATTTAGGTTTCAACTGGCAAATTAACCCTAAGAATGTATTGGGAGCAAAATATGAATTTCAAGGTACACCTTACAATCATTCAGACTGGACCACAAATGAAACGATCGAATTAAATGGTATCCTTGATGATAAAATAGATTACTATACATACTGGAAAAGAAAGAATATGCCGACGAACATATTGAATATGTATTATATAGGCGAATATGGAGATTGGACGCTTACTGTAAATAACGACTATTATTCAAGCCGCAATAAAGCTGAACAGGAAATAGATGAAATCAGTTTATCGGAAGGGAAATCGGCAATAAGCAGCCTGAATCGCATCAACAGTTCAATGTTTGCCTCCAAATCCGTCCTGGATTACGTCTTTGGCAAAAATACACTTGAGGCCGGTTATGAGTACACTTATACAAACAGAACTGACCGATATGATAACTATAATGATTTTTTGCCGGATGCAGATGATAATATCAAGGAACATAATATTGCCGGTTTCATAAGTGCCACTTTTCCCATAGGAGTCTATGAACTTTCAGGGGGATTAAGGTATGAGCATACTATATCCGATTACTATGAGAATGGGCTTTTAATATCAGAGCAAAGCCGAAAATATGATCGTCTGTTTCCCAATATAGACTTTACGTTCCCTATTAAAAAAGCTAAGTTTACTCTATCATACACTGCCAAGACAAAACGGCCGCTGTATAGTCAATTGAGCAGCAATATACAATATGACGACCGCTTTACCTATGAAACAGGAAATCCTCTATTGAAACCGGAAATGAATCACGATGTTTCTTTATCTGGTATTTACAAATGGGTTTTCTTTTCAGCAAGCTATCAATATGTAAAAGATGCTATAGTCGGGATTGTTGAAGCATATAAGGAAGGAGAACCAGTAAATCTGATGACTTATATGAATTATGATCATATCTCAAAATATACAGCGATGGTATCTCTATCCCCTAAAATATCAATCTGGTCACCTCGTCTCCAATTTTATCTGATGGGGCAAAACCTTAAAATACCATTTATGGGGACAGAACTGCGAATGAACAATCCATTTTTGTTTATCAATTTCTACAACAGCCTATCTGTTGGAAAAGGTTTCACCATTACAGGTGATATGCTATATCATACATCGGGAGATATGGATGTGGTTACACTAAAACCGTCATGGCAAATAAATCTGGGTGTAACCAAAACGATTGGGAACTGGTTCTTCCAGCTTAGTGCAACAGATATATTCAAAACAGCCCGTAATTCAATGATAACCTATGGAACTCAAATGAAACTTGACAAATGGAACTATAGTGATTCACAGGCCGTTCGGCTTACCATACGTTATGCATTTAACTCTACGATGAGCAAATATAAAGGAAGAGGTGCTGGTCAAAGCGAAAAGAATCGTTTATAA